In a single window of the Rhodoferax saidenbachensis genome:
- a CDS encoding IS481 family transposase yields the protein MVWMEKSTVSLRQEFVLLASQEGANKRELCRRFGISPKTGYKWLARASDGLQAVLTDRSRRPHTSPARSPETTEQAVLALRGEHPAWGGRKIARRLADLGQAQLAPSTVTHILHRHGLITPQASRAAQPWQRFEHDAPNSLWQIDFKGHFATIAGRCHGLTLLDDHSRFNLLLGALSRTDAASVQARLIEVFRLYGLPLRINADNGAPWGSPSAGGRSLSELAIWLIRLGVRVSFSAPYHPQTNGKLERFHRSLGVEVIAGQHFRDHASVQCAFDAWRQTYNCERPHEALQMTVPAQHYRASILGYPEHLKEIEYPSTDIVVTVGWNGFIRFRGHTLRTSTALHRLPIGIRPHLGRDGVHDVYFCHQLFMQIDLHALRAGG from the coding sequence ATGGTTTGGATGGAGAAGAGCACCGTGTCCCTGCGTCAAGAATTTGTCCTCCTGGCCAGCCAGGAGGGCGCAAACAAGCGAGAGCTGTGCCGGCGCTTCGGCATCAGCCCCAAGACGGGCTACAAGTGGCTGGCCCGAGCAAGCGATGGATTGCAGGCGGTGCTGACTGACCGTAGCCGGCGTCCGCATACCTCACCCGCACGCAGCCCCGAAACCACCGAACAAGCTGTGCTGGCCCTGCGTGGCGAGCACCCGGCCTGGGGCGGGCGCAAGATTGCCCGGCGCCTGGCCGACCTTGGTCAAGCCCAACTCGCGCCCAGCACGGTCACTCATATCCTGCATCGCCACGGTCTCATCACGCCCCAAGCCAGCCGTGCTGCACAGCCTTGGCAACGCTTCGAGCACGATGCACCTAACAGTCTGTGGCAAATCGACTTCAAGGGTCACTTCGCCACCATAGCCGGGCGCTGCCATGGGCTCACGCTGTTGGACGATCACTCACGCTTCAATTTGCTGCTCGGCGCACTATCGCGCACCGACGCCGCCAGCGTACAGGCCAGGCTCATTGAGGTGTTTCGTCTCTATGGGCTGCCGCTACGCATCAATGCCGACAACGGTGCGCCCTGGGGTAGCCCCAGCGCGGGCGGGCGTAGCCTGAGTGAGCTGGCGATCTGGTTGATCCGGCTGGGCGTGCGCGTGAGCTTCAGCGCGCCGTATCATCCACAGACCAATGGGAAGCTGGAGCGATTCCATCGCTCCTTGGGCGTGGAAGTGATCGCGGGACAGCACTTCAGGGATCACGCGTCAGTGCAGTGCGCGTTCGACGCTTGGCGCCAGACCTACAACTGCGAGCGCCCGCACGAGGCGTTGCAGATGACAGTGCCTGCCCAACATTACCGGGCCAGCATCTTGGGCTATCCAGAGCACCTCAAGGAGATTGAATATCCGAGCACCGATATCGTGGTGACGGTGGGCTGGAATGGTTTCATTCGCTTCCGAGGCCACACGCTGAGAACCTCAACAGCACTGCATCGGCTGCCTATCGGTATTCGCCCCCATCTGGGGCGAGATGGGGTGCATGATGTGTACTTCTGTCATCAGCTTTTCATGCAAATTGACCTGCATGCCCTGCGCGCAGGTGGTTGA